The Ichthyobacterium seriolicida sequence TATCATCAGATGATGATAACAATCATGGTTCTCATTCTGAGACACAAACCCGTGAAGGATCATTAGACGATGTTACATCTGATACACAACAGAGTAAAGAAGAGGAGTCTTTAGGCGACAAAATAGAATCCGTATTTGCTCCTATAGTAGAGGTAATGCAGGAGGTGTTTTTTTGGGATCCTCTGAGTTTTTTAGGGTTATACGATCCTATTGTTTACGATGAACATGGAAAAGTAGTAATAGATAATATATTCTCAGGCACGGTTAATGCCAATGCTAATTCTCATGAAATAGAAGGTAATGGCACTAACTTTCTAGAGTTAAGCGAGGGTGACAATATAGTTTTAGGTGGAAATTTATACGAAATTGAAAAAATCTTAAATGATAAATCACTAACACTTAAATCTCCTGTTTTAAGCTCAGTAGAACACGAAAATTTTGGATTTGCAAAGAAAACTGTTGTGCCTATTATTCTTTTATGGTTGGTATTTGCTGCGGTATTTTTCACTATTAGATTAGGTTTCATAAACTTGCGTGGAATGAGACACGCTTTAGATTTATTGAGAGGAAAATACGAAAATCCAGATGATAAAGGTGAAGTATCTCCTTTCCAGGCTCTAGCTACTGCCTTATCTGGAACTGTAGGTTTAGGTAACATAGCTGGGGTTGCAATTGCTGTATCTGTAGGAGGGCCAGGAGCTACATTTTGGATGATAGCAATGGGTATGTTAGGTATGGCATTGAAATTTGCTGAATGTATGTTAGGTGTAAAATATAGGGTTATTACTGATGGAGTAGTGAATGGAGGGCCGATGTATTACATAAGTAAGGGATTGGAGAATAGAAATTTCCCTTTAACGGGTAAAGCCATGGCCGTAGTATTTTCTATACTGGCTGTAATAACATCTTTTGGTGGTGGAAATATGTTTCAAGCTAACCAGGCGTTTGCCCAGTTGGCAAATAAATTTCCTCAAATGGAAGATTATGGAGTAGTTTTTGGAATAGGATTGGCGTTATTAATAGGTGTAGTTATTTTAGGAGGAATAAAGAGTATAGCAAAAGTTACTGAAAAAATAGTTCCTTTTATGGCTGGTTTCTACATGCTGGTATCTTTTGTAATTATTCTAGCCCACTATGATAATATATGGAGTTCTTTCATTTTAATATTCGAACAAGCATTCAATGCGGACTCTATGAAAGGAGGGTTTATCGGAGTAATGGTAGTTGGATTTCAAAGGGCAGCTTTTTCTAACGAAGCAGGGGTAGGGTCTGCTCCTATAGCACATTCCGCTGTAAAGACAGAAGAGCCAGTAAGTGAAGGAGTAGTAGCTTTATTAGAGCCGTTTATAGATACAGTAATTATATGTACTACAACAGCTTTGGTTATAATCATAACTGGCAGACATGAGGTCGTAGGATTAGAAGGAGTAGAACTCACATCTTCTGCCTTTGAAAGTGTGTTTCCTTGGTTTTCATATGCTCTGATTATAGTAATATTTTTATTTGCATTCTCTACCGCTATATCTTGGTCGTACTACGGGTTAAAAGCATGGACATATCTATTTGGAACTGGTGTTGTTTCTGAATCCATATATAAATCTATATTTTTGATATTTATAGTGATAGGATCATCTTCTTCTATAAAGTATGTATTGGCCTTTTCTGATATAGTACAACTTTTAATGAGTGTTCCAAATATTATTGGGTTGCTTATCTTATCCAATGAAATAAATAGGGATAAGATATCTTACTTTTTAAGAGTTAAATCAGGAGAAATCAAGAGATTTAAAAAATAATAAAATAAAAATTCTCATCTGATTTGTATTACAAGGAAATATCATATTTTTTTCATCCTATGTATTAGCCCTTTTATATTATTGTCACAGAGCAATATTCCTGCAAAGACTAATAATATTTCTGAATCGAAATCACAAATATTATTACTGAATGCAGATAGCATGATAGGCAGTAAAGATCTGGATATACAAAGGCTAATAGGTAATGTAAAGTTTTCTCATGAAGGCTCCATTATGGATTGTGATAGTGCTCATTTCGACACTAAAAGCAATATAATGAGAGCTTTTTCTAATGTGGTAATAAATCAAGGAGATTCTGTCTTTGCTTACAGCGATTACGCTTTTTACGAGGGAGACAAATCTTTAGCCAAACTCTATGAAAACGTAAAATTAAAAACTCATACCTTAAGTGAATTAACCACAGACTCTCTCTTTTTTGATAGAAAAAAACAAGAGGCTTTTTATCTAAATGGCGGTCATTTAAAAGATAGCTTAAACACTTTAGTTAGTAAAGAAGGGTACTACTATATGGAAAGAAAAAAAATAGCGTTTTTTAAAGATATAGTACTCAAAAATAATGATGGATATACTATGTATTCTGACACAGTATATCACGATATAGCACAAAAGAATATAACTGTTTGTGGTCCATCGAAAATAGAGAATAAAGACGGAGATATAAATTTTATTTACGGCATTTATAACACTTCTGAAAACACAGCCTTTTTTGATAAAAGGCCAATTTTAAAATACGATAATAGAACTCTAGAGGCCGATAGTCTCATCTATAATAGGGAGACGGAACACTCTACTTATATGGGGAATGTAGAAATAATAGACACTATTAATTCTGTGATAATAAATTCTGAAAGAGTTGATGTATTTAATAAATTAGATTCCTGTGCGGTTACCATCAACCCAATGGTGACGTTTATTCTAAAAGAAGATTCTCTCTTTATGCATTCGGACAAAATAATAGTAAAAGGAGATAGTATTGGAAATAAGTTATTAAGGGCTTTTAATAATGTTAAATTCTATAAAGATGATCTTCAGGGTAAATGTGATTCCGTATCTTTTCGAGAGAGTAATAGAACTCTAAACATGGAAGTAGATCCGGTGATATGGGCAGATGAATATCAACTAACCGCAGATAGAATATCTATTAAAATAGATGAAAAAACAGATAAATTAGATTCAATAAAGATGTTAGAAAATTCATTTATAGTATCTAAACAAGAGGATGATAGATTCAATCAAATAAAAGGGAAAAACATGTATGGAAGTTTTAGAGATAATCAATTGTACAAACTATTCATAGATGGAAATAGCCAATCTCTATATTACTTGAAAGATGAACAAGAGAATTTATTGGGTGTTGACAAATCTAATTCGGTCTATATAAATATTACTTTTCAGGAGAATAAACTATCGAGTATATCCTATATAAAAGATGTCGACAGCAAAGTATTCCCAATAGATAAAATTCCTATTAATGCTAGAAAATTGAGGAATTTCATTTGGAAAGAAAATGAGCGACCAAAATCAAAAGTAGATATTTTCAAAAAAGACACTTTGCAGTTAAAAAACGAATAAGTATCTCCTTACAGAGATACTATTTTATCTAAAGCTCCTTGGCGTTTTTAACTTTTCTTTTCAAGAGGGCTATATCTATGACTTCACTCATTTCATCTACATAGTGAAATTTTAGTCCCTTTAAATAGAATTCTTTTATTCTTTCTATATCTTTTTTATTGTCTTTGCAAAGTATAATATCTTTTATGCCAGCTCTTTTAGCTGCTAAAATCTTCTCTTTTATACCTCCTACTGGTAAGACCTTACCTCTCAAGGTAATTTCTCCAGTCATGGCCAATTGTGATTTGACCTTTCTTTGAGAAAATAGAGACATTAAAGATGTCAATAAGGTAATACCTGCTGAAGGGCCCTCTTTAGGAATAGCTCCTTCTGGCACATGTATATGTATATCGTATTTGGAAAATAATTCTGAATCTATGCCAAAGTTATCTGAGTTTGATTTGATATATTGAAGAGCTATAGTGGCAGATTCTTTCATAACATCGCCTAAATTTCCAGTAATGCTTAGCTTCCCTTTGCCTTTCGATAAACTGGATTCTATAAATAGAATATCTCCTCCGACCGAACTCCAAGTCAGCCCTGTGACTACCCCAGCTATTTCATTATCTTGATACTTATCTCTATTTAAACTCGAAGGACCTAAAATTTTATTTATATCCTCTACAGATACATTCACATTATACTCCTCATCAGAGGCTATGTGTTTTGCAATACTACGAGCTATTTTAGCTATTTTCTTCTCTAGGTTTCTAACTCCAGATTCCCTAGTATACCCATCGATAATAGCTTCAAATTCCTTTTCCTTTATATTTAGCTGTCCCTTTTTAAGACCGTGCTCTTTTATCTGTTTTGGAAGTAAATGTTTTTTTGCTATCTCTATTTTTTCTTCTACAGTATATCCGTTTACGTCTATGATTTCCATCCTATCTAAAAGGGCAGGGTGGATACTAGATAAATCATTAGCCGTAGCGATAAATAAAACCTTAGATAAATCGTAACCTACTTCTAAAAAATTATCGTAAAAATCACTGTTTTGCTCTGGATCTAGAACCTCTAATAAGGCAGAAGAGGGATCTCCGTTATGGCTAGCGGATAATTTGTCTATCTCGTCTAAAACAAATACAGGGTTTGAAGTCTTAGCCTTTTTTATGGATTGAATTATTCTTCCTGGCATAGCTCCTATATAGGTCTTCCTATGTCCTCTTATCTCTGCCTCATCTCTTAGACCACCTAAAGACATTCTGGCATATTTCCTTCCTAAAGCAGTAGCTACAGATTTACCCAAAGAAGTCTTTCCAACACCTGGAGGACCATATAGACAGAGTATAGGTGATCTCATATCTCCTTTTAATTTTATCACTGCCATGTATTCTATAATCCTATCTTTTACATCTTCTAAGCCGTAGTGATTCTTATCTAATATCTTTTGTGATTTAGATAGATTGAAGCTATCTTTTGAGTATTTCTCCCAAGGGAGATCTAATAGAGTCTCTAAATAATTTCTCTGTATAGAATGTTCACTTATATGTGGATTCATCCTCTGATATTTAGATAATTCTTTATCGAATAACTCTTCTATTTTTGGGCTCCATTTCTTTTTTTTAGCTCTATTGGATAGTTCTTCTATCTCTAAATCGTAAGAAGGGACCCCCAACTCTTCTTGAATGGTCTTCATCTCTTGATGAAGTAAGTATTCCTTATGTTGTTGATCTAAATCGACCTTTACTTTTTTCTGAATTTTATTTTTCAGTTTTATCTTTTGTAATTCAATATCTAAAGTCTTCATTATCTTCATGGCACGAGTCCTTATATTAGACTCTTCCAAGAATTTTTGCTTTTCAGATACAGACATTATTATACTAGATGTGATAAAATTTATCAAAAAAGTATCATTCTCTATATTTTTTACTGTCAAGGTGGCTTCAGTAGGGATATTAGGGTCTTCTCTTATAACTTGTAAGGAGAGATCTTTTATAGCATCTATCATTGCTACAAATTCTTTGGTCCTCTTAAATACTGGCTCTTTTATAATTTCTATATCTGCTCGCAGATAAGGCTTTTTGCTCAATATTTTTTTTATCCTGAATCTTCTTCTTCCCTGAAGTATAGCTGTGGTATTGCCGTTTGGCATCTTAAAAATTTTGATGATTTTCGCAATAGCTCCTACTTCATACAAATCTTCAATATTAGGATTTGTTATATCTACACTTCTCTGTGCGACTACACCTATGAATTTTTCACCTTTATTGGCGTCATCTAGCAACTGAATAGACTTATCTCTCCCTGCAGTTACAGGCGATATAACACTTGGGAATAACACCATATTTCGCAGCGGCAATATAGGTAAACTCTCAGGGAGGCTATCTATATTAGTGCTCTCATCATCTCCATTACCAATAAGGGGAATAAAACTCACGTCTTCATCAGAAAGACTAAAACTTATTTTATCGAAATTCATATTAATTTTTTATGCTGTCACAATCGACATATCTGACAAAGATACAATCGTTTTGATCATGTTTTAGATGAATATGTGTATAATACACAGCAATTAGTATGCCAATAATTCAATCACTTGTCGTATTCAGACATTTCTGAATCGTAAAAAGCTTGCGCCTCCTCTATCAAGGAGCTTAACTCTTGGGTGATATTTTCCTTATCCTCATCTTCTATATCGTCATCGTCCAAGATGATTTCATCATTAGATATGTCATATATAAATCTAGGATACTCTGTATGTACCACATAGATACTATCTGGATAATTAGAGTTATCAGCTAACAAAAACTTTGGCACTTGGTTCATTTGTTGTCATTTTATAAAATCGGTGTATAAATACAATAGCTAAAATACTTAAGCCTATGCTAATGGCGATCCAGATACCTTCTATTCCAAAGCCCATAGTAATCCCTAGAATATAGGCCAATGGTATGGTGATAAACCAATAAGCTATGAATGTAAAACAAGTAGGGATAAAGACATCTTGCATACCTCTTAAAGCTCCTAATGCAACGACTTGTAAGCCATCTGTAATTTGGAATACAGCAACTATTATCAGCAGTGAAGATGCTATTTTGATAACTTCAATATCAGCTATGTAAAATATAGGCAGAAAATCCCTAAATATAAAAAACACTAAGGCGAAAAAGGTCATTAGAAAAAATGTCATCAAGAGACAAGACATACCCATAATTCGCATACAATACTTGTTATCCTTTCCTTTTTGATTAGCTACTCTAATGCTAGCTGCTGCAGAAACTCCTGTTATTACTAAAAAACTTATAGACGCCAAGTTCAAAGCTATTTGGTGTGCGGCTATGTATTTTGCTCCTAAAAATCCCGCTATGAAAGTACAGCTGGCAAAAGCGCCTACTTCGAATAGCATTTGTAACCCTATGGGGACGCCTACTTTTATTATCCTGATAAATATATCTCTGCTGTATGTGCTAAAGGTTATAAAAACAGTATATGATCTAAAATGTTTTTGATTGTAGATTATAATCAACATAGATGCCAGGGTGAATATTCTAGCTATTAGGGTGCCATATCCGGCTCCTTCTATACCTAATTCAGGCATTCCAAGATTTCCAAAAATCAGACCATAATTAAAAATGATATTTGCCAAATTACCTACCAAACTCGCATTCATAGCCGGTTTAGTATTTGCTAAACCTTCTGCAAACTGCTTTAAAGTCTGAAAGATCATCATTGGCATAATGGAGATGGATAATATCACCAAATAAGGAATCGTCAGTTCTATTACTCTTTCTGGTTGATCGAAATATTTTAACATAGGTACTAAGCACAACAGCACCGAAATCATAAATAGAGCTAAAAAAATATTTAATATTAAACTGTGTTGAAAGACCTTAGCCCCTTCTTTTAAAGAGCCTCTGCCATCGAATTCTGCTACTATTGGAGTAATTGCCGAGGATACGCCCAGCCCAAATACATATACTGCTAAAAACACTCCATTAGCCAAGGATGAAGCAGCTAAGTTTTCAGCTCCCAGACGCCCTATCATCAGATTGTCTGTTAGAGATAGGATGACATATCCAAGTTGCCCTATTATGATTGGATATGCTATTTTGAGATTATTTTTGAATTCAGATGTGTATTTCCTCATATTAAAATGAGGGCAAATATAATTATTAATTGTTCTCTTCTCAAGCCCTAAATCTATAATCTACTATTTAAGACTTTTAAATAAAAGAGAAATAAATGCTTATTAACAAACTGTGCTGAGCGTATTTTACTGGATCGTATTTTATGGGTTTGTTGGAATCATAACTCGTGTAATTCCAAAAATAAGATAGTCCTATTTTATTTCCATTTTCTAGGTTATAAAACAATTCTATTTCACTTCTAGTTTGAATACTTTCATTTATAAAGGAGAATTTGCTCTGACCTATTATCTTATTTTTATTTGATATTATTCCACTGTAAAGTGGTCTTAACATATGAGTTAATAAACTTATATCCACGGCCCATACAAATGTTAGAGGAGCAGAAAAAAAGGAAAAGTTATACTCAATAAGATTACTTATAGACAAATCTGAAATTATAGAATAAGCTATTGAATTGTTAGAATTCTTAAATTTTGTGATAGTGTTGAGATAAAATTTATTATTTGTAGAAGCTCCTAAAAAATAATTTACATCACTAAAAGAGCTTATATGCATAACAAATTGGTTCCTGAGATACATTTGATAAAAGTCTATGTCTATTGACCAAATATTGG is a genomic window containing:
- a CDS encoding OstA-like protein, which codes for MSQSNIPAKTNNISESKSQILLLNADSMIGSKDLDIQRLIGNVKFSHEGSIMDCDSAHFDTKSNIMRAFSNVVINQGDSVFAYSDYAFYEGDKSLAKLYENVKLKTHTLSELTTDSLFFDRKKQEAFYLNGGHLKDSLNTLVSKEGYYYMERKKIAFFKDIVLKNNDGYTMYSDTVYHDIAQKNITVCGPSKIENKDGDINFIYGIYNTSENTAFFDKRPILKYDNRTLEADSLIYNRETEHSTYMGNVEIIDTINSVIINSERVDVFNKLDSCAVTINPMVTFILKEDSLFMHSDKIIVKGDSIGNKLLRAFNNVKFYKDDLQGKCDSVSFRESNRTLNMEVDPVIWADEYQLTADRISIKIDEKTDKLDSIKMLENSFIVSKQEDDRFNQIKGKNMYGSFRDNQLYKLFIDGNSQSLYYLKDEQENLLGVDKSNSVYINITFQENKLSSISYIKDVDSKVFPIDKIPINARKLRNFIWKENERPKSKVDIFKKDTLQLKNE
- a CDS encoding alanine/glycine:cation symporter family protein, which codes for MNKTLLLVLIVAFFSFAHNFSLAQNNAEVLEDTLEQSDTKSISSDDDNNHGSHSETQTREGSLDDVTSDTQQSKEEESLGDKIESVFAPIVEVMQEVFFWDPLSFLGLYDPIVYDEHGKVVIDNIFSGTVNANANSHEIEGNGTNFLELSEGDNIVLGGNLYEIEKILNDKSLTLKSPVLSSVEHENFGFAKKTVVPIILLWLVFAAVFFTIRLGFINLRGMRHALDLLRGKYENPDDKGEVSPFQALATALSGTVGLGNIAGVAIAVSVGGPGATFWMIAMGMLGMALKFAECMLGVKYRVITDGVVNGGPMYYISKGLENRNFPLTGKAMAVVFSILAVITSFGGGNMFQANQAFAQLANKFPQMEDYGVVFGIGLALLIGVVILGGIKSIAKVTEKIVPFMAGFYMLVSFVIILAHYDNIWSSFILIFEQAFNADSMKGGFIGVMVVGFQRAAFSNEAGVGSAPIAHSAVKTEEPVSEGVVALLEPFIDTVIICTTTALVIIITGRHEVVGLEGVELTSSAFESVFPWFSYALIIVIFLFAFSTAISWSYYGLKAWTYLFGTGVVSESIYKSIFLIFIVIGSSSSIKYVLAFSDIVQLLMSVPNIIGLLILSNEINRDKISYFLRVKSGEIKRFKK
- the lon gene encoding endopeptidase La; translated protein: MNFDKISFSLSDEDVSFIPLIGNGDDESTNIDSLPESLPILPLRNMVLFPSVISPVTAGRDKSIQLLDDANKGEKFIGVVAQRSVDITNPNIEDLYEVGAIAKIIKIFKMPNGNTTAILQGRRRFRIKKILSKKPYLRADIEIIKEPVFKRTKEFVAMIDAIKDLSLQVIREDPNIPTEATLTVKNIENDTFLINFITSSIIMSVSEKQKFLEESNIRTRAMKIMKTLDIELQKIKLKNKIQKKVKVDLDQQHKEYLLHQEMKTIQEELGVPSYDLEIEELSNRAKKKKWSPKIEELFDKELSKYQRMNPHISEHSIQRNYLETLLDLPWEKYSKDSFNLSKSQKILDKNHYGLEDVKDRIIEYMAVIKLKGDMRSPILCLYGPPGVGKTSLGKSVATALGRKYARMSLGGLRDEAEIRGHRKTYIGAMPGRIIQSIKKAKTSNPVFVLDEIDKLSASHNGDPSSALLEVLDPEQNSDFYDNFLEVGYDLSKVLFIATANDLSSIHPALLDRMEIIDVNGYTVEEKIEIAKKHLLPKQIKEHGLKKGQLNIKEKEFEAIIDGYTRESGVRNLEKKIAKIARSIAKHIASDEEYNVNVSVEDINKILGPSSLNRDKYQDNEIAGVVTGLTWSSVGGDILFIESSLSKGKGKLSITGNLGDVMKESATIALQYIKSNSDNFGIDSELFSKYDIHIHVPEGAIPKEGPSAGITLLTSLMSLFSQRKVKSQLAMTGEITLRGKVLPVGGIKEKILAAKRAGIKDIILCKDNKKDIERIKEFYLKGLKFHYVDEMSEVIDIALLKRKVKNAKEL
- a CDS encoding MATE family efflux transporter, whose protein sequence is MRKYTSEFKNNLKIAYPIIIGQLGYVILSLTDNLMIGRLGAENLAASSLANGVFLAVYVFGLGVSSAITPIVAEFDGRGSLKEGAKVFQHSLILNIFLALFMISVLLCLVPMLKYFDQPERVIELTIPYLVILSISIMPMMIFQTLKQFAEGLANTKPAMNASLVGNLANIIFNYGLIFGNLGMPELGIEGAGYGTLIARIFTLASMLIIIYNQKHFRSYTVFITFSTYSRDIFIRIIKVGVPIGLQMLFEVGAFASCTFIAGFLGAKYIAAHQIALNLASISFLVITGVSAAASIRVANQKGKDNKYCMRIMGMSCLLMTFFLMTFFALVFFIFRDFLPIFYIADIEVIKIASSLLIIVAVFQITDGLQVVALGALRGMQDVFIPTCFTFIAYWFITIPLAYILGITMGFGIEGIWIAISIGLSILAIVFIHRFYKMTTNEPSAKVFVS